From Acidobacteriota bacterium, one genomic window encodes:
- a CDS encoding dienelactone hydrolase family protein, whose product MKNETINFNTLNGDSSAYVAIPDEPNRKAVILIHEWWGLNDHIKDIAGRYAAEGFTAIAPDLYRGMIATNPDEASRMMHELGIGDGLDTIAAALGTASEKYGFEHFGISGYCMGGTFALRAACEIPGISAAAPFYGDIPEEDVLSKLTTPVLFVSGTRDQWINSEKVAELEEIAKRYELPLTSVKYDADHAFFNNTRPEVFNETAARDAWALVTGFFADKL is encoded by the coding sequence ATGAAAAACGAAACGATCAATTTCAACACCTTGAACGGCGATTCGAGCGCGTACGTTGCGATCCCTGATGAACCGAATAGAAAGGCCGTGATCCTCATCCACGAATGGTGGGGACTTAACGATCACATCAAAGACATTGCCGGACGTTACGCGGCCGAAGGGTTCACGGCGATCGCTCCGGATCTGTACCGCGGGATGATCGCGACGAACCCCGACGAGGCATCGCGGATGATGCACGAACTCGGAATCGGCGACGGACTTGACACGATCGCGGCTGCGCTCGGAACGGCCTCCGAAAAATACGGTTTCGAGCATTTCGGAATCTCCGGCTACTGCATGGGCGGGACATTCGCGCTGCGCGCTGCGTGTGAGATCCCTGGAATCAGCGCCGCCGCACCGTTTTACGGGGACATTCCCGAAGAAGACGTGTTAAGCAAACTGACGACGCCGGTCTTATTCGTCTCCGGCACCCGCGACCAGTGGATCAACTCCGAAAAGGTCGCCGAATTGGAAGAGATCGCGAAGCGGTACGAGTTGCCATTGACTTCGGTTAAGTACGACGCCGACCACGCGTTCTTCAACAACACGCGTCCGGAGGTCTTCAACGAAACCGCCGCCCGTGACGCCTGGGCGCTGGTCACCGGCTTCTTTGCGGACAAACTCTAG
- a CDS encoding DUF1232 domain-containing protein has product MSKPERTASTKISRKEKSEFKGRMRSFMMFLPNMVVLLGKLMKDGRVPLAEKGLFLAAIVYVISPIDLIPDVFPFIGQVDDIYLVALTLLRLINRTDESVVRENWPGGGDIVGLANLIAGLAPKLLPTRISRVLSSEVELGPAGKALGAITRKRASVMVEIPREEKVNVDSSSKMTN; this is encoded by the coding sequence ATGAGCAAACCAGAAAGAACGGCCAGTACAAAGATTTCGCGAAAGGAAAAGTCCGAATTCAAAGGCAGAATGAGGAGTTTTATGATGTTCCTGCCGAATATGGTCGTGTTGCTCGGAAAGCTAATGAAGGACGGCCGCGTGCCGTTGGCCGAAAAAGGCTTGTTTCTCGCGGCGATCGTCTATGTCATCTCGCCGATCGACTTGATCCCGGATGTCTTTCCGTTCATCGGCCAGGTCGATGACATCTATCTTGTCGCATTGACGCTGCTACGGCTTATCAACCGGACCGATGAATCGGTCGTTCGCGAAAACTGGCCCGGCGGCGGCGACATTGTCGGACTCGCGAACCTGATCGCCGGGCTTGCCCCAAAACTGCTCCCGACCCGAATTTCCCGCGTCCTCTCGTCCGAGGTCGAACTTGGACCGGCCGGCAAAGCGCTCGGCGCGATCACACGCAAGCGCGCGTCGGTGATGGTTGAGATCCCGCGAGAGGAAAAGGTCAACGTCGACTCGAGTTCAAAAATGACGAACTGA
- a CDS encoding FAD-dependent oxidoreductase: MKFTRREILTAFLGAPFAFAACRNASESGEIAGEIVGAKVDVGHILRELRNVEVPASNWENVNVAIIGGGAAGLSAAYHLNKSAVSDFVLLELEPKIGGTAQSGESSLIDYPWGAHYLPVPFRENLELTALLDEMGLTEGRGPDGEIVVKEQFLCREPEERVFYKGRWYEGLYLHVGENDGEKAQFAAFQKEVDAWVNWRDAAGRRAFVLPVAACSRDAEATALDKVSFGDWLRGKGFTSERLFWYCDYACRDDYGLRLDQTSAWAGLFYFCSRVRKSGEESQPFITFPEGNGRFVNFLFDKIKDRVRLNSLVIEIIPTDKGVEVIYLRDGEIRGLRARKAIFASPVFTSRYVIRDFKQSPPAFVKEFDHNAWFVANLFLKDRPKNRFTRDFPLAWDNVLYESPSLGYVNSTHQKGIDHGPAVFTYYYPMCHEENARAKLFSLNHGELADIILSDLSRAHSGIRELTERIDVMRWGHAMISPRTGFLWSGARDEARKPFRNVHFAHSDLSGIALFEEAFYHGVRAAKEVV, from the coding sequence GTGAAATTTACCCGACGCGAAATACTGACCGCATTTCTAGGGGCGCCGTTTGCGTTTGCCGCCTGTCGAAATGCGTCCGAATCCGGAGAAATAGCCGGCGAGATCGTCGGGGCAAAGGTCGATGTCGGGCATATTCTTCGCGAACTTCGAAACGTTGAAGTTCCGGCTTCAAATTGGGAAAACGTGAATGTCGCCATTATCGGCGGCGGCGCCGCGGGTCTGAGCGCGGCTTACCATTTGAACAAAAGCGCGGTTAGCGATTTCGTTTTATTGGAACTCGAACCCAAGATCGGCGGAACTGCCCAAAGCGGCGAGAGTTCCTTGATCGATTACCCGTGGGGCGCGCATTACCTTCCGGTGCCTTTCCGGGAGAATCTTGAGTTGACGGCGTTGCTCGATGAAATGGGACTCACTGAAGGCCGCGGACCGGACGGCGAGATAGTTGTCAAAGAACAGTTTCTTTGCCGCGAACCCGAAGAACGCGTTTTTTACAAAGGCCGTTGGTACGAGGGTCTGTATCTGCACGTCGGCGAGAATGACGGAGAAAAGGCGCAGTTCGCCGCGTTTCAAAAGGAGGTCGACGCGTGGGTCAACTGGCGTGACGCGGCCGGCAGGCGCGCGTTCGTTCTTCCGGTGGCTGCCTGTTCGCGGGACGCCGAGGCGACGGCACTCGACAAGGTTTCTTTCGGCGACTGGCTTCGCGGCAAAGGATTCACCTCGGAGAGGCTGTTCTGGTATTGCGATTACGCGTGCCGCGACGATTATGGTCTGAGACTTGACCAGACATCCGCTTGGGCCGGACTATTTTACTTTTGCTCACGAGTGCGCAAGTCTGGCGAAGAATCACAGCCGTTCATCACATTCCCGGAAGGAAACGGACGGTTCGTCAATTTCCTTTTCGACAAGATCAAGGACCGAGTTCGCCTGAATTCGCTCGTCATCGAGATCATTCCAACCGACAAGGGCGTCGAAGTGATCTATCTTCGGGACGGTGAAATTCGCGGTTTGCGCGCGAGGAAGGCGATCTTCGCGTCGCCCGTCTTTACGTCTAGATATGTGATTCGTGACTTCAAACAGTCGCCGCCGGCGTTTGTAAAGGAGTTCGATCATAACGCCTGGTTCGTCGCCAATCTGTTTTTGAAGGATCGGCCGAAAAATCGTTTTACGCGCGACTTTCCGCTCGCTTGGGACAATGTTCTGTACGAGAGTCCGAGCCTTGGTTACGTCAATTCGACACATCAAAAGGGAATCGACCACGGTCCCGCGGTCTTCACCTATTACTATCCGATGTGCCACGAGGAAAATGCCCGCGCTAAGCTTTTCTCGTTGAATCACGGTGAACTGGCGGACATCATTCTGAGCGATCTCTCTCGCGCGCACTCCGGCATTCGCGAACTCACCGAACGGATCGACGTGATGCGATGGGGACACGCGATGATCAGTCCGCGAACCGGCTTTCTATGGTCAGGCGCCCGCGACGAGGCCCGGAAGCCGTTTCGAAATGTCCATTTCGCCCACTCCGACCTGAGCGGCATCGCGCTTTTCGAAGAGGCGTTTTATCATGGGGTCAGGGCGGCGAAAGAGGTCGTTTGA
- a CDS encoding zinc metalloprotease, which produces MVLLALQFSTSAEKGRTDVDEVKQPVNVIGQRVCGTDHNPAKIAEMESDFRARRDAMAKSGIDVSDVTGGTINVYWHVINNGSGTAGDVSATAIQNQINVLNAAYGSWGYTFNLVSTDRTTNSSWYTCSGGTCETQMKTALRRGTAKDLNIYSNNMGGGLLGWATFPSSYAGNPKNDGVVILYSSLPGGTAAPYNLGDTATHEVGHWMGLYHTFQGGCSRQASTGGDLVADTPAEKSPAYGCPTGRNSCTNIAGNDPITNFMDYTDDSCMFQFTTGQDTRMDSQYTTYRYNR; this is translated from the coding sequence ATGGTGTTGCTCGCACTCCAGTTTTCGACGAGTGCCGAAAAAGGAAGGACCGATGTTGATGAGGTCAAACAGCCGGTGAACGTGATCGGCCAAAGAGTTTGCGGCACAGATCACAATCCGGCAAAGATCGCCGAGATGGAAAGTGACTTTCGTGCGCGGCGCGACGCGATGGCGAAGAGCGGCATTGATGTTTCCGACGTCACCGGCGGAACGATCAACGTCTATTGGCACGTGATCAACAACGGCAGCGGAACAGCGGGCGATGTTTCAGCAACCGCGATCCAGAATCAGATCAACGTCCTCAACGCCGCTTACGGGAGTTGGGGTTATACCTTCAATCTGGTCTCGACCGACCGAACCACTAATTCGAGCTGGTACACCTGCAGCGGCGGGACCTGCGAAACGCAGATGAAGACGGCGCTCCGCCGAGGCACGGCGAAGGATCTTAATATCTACTCAAACAATATGGGCGGCGGCCTTTTGGGTTGGGCGACATTTCCGTCAAGCTACGCGGGAAATCCGAAGAACGACGGCGTCGTTATTCTCTACTCGAGTCTGCCGGGCGGAACGGCGGCACCTTACAATCTAGGTGACACGGCGACACACGAGGTCGGCCACTGGATGGGCCTGTACCACACTTTCCAAGGCGGTTGTTCGCGTCAGGCGAGCACCGGCGGCGATCTCGTCGCGGATACACCGGCCGAAAAGTCGCCGGCATATGGTTGCCCGACCGGACGAAATAGCTGTACGAACATCGCCGGCAACGACCCGATAACCAACTTTATGGACTACACCGACGACTCTTGTATGTTCCAGTTCACGACGGGTCAGGATACGAGAATGGACAGTCAGTACACGACTTACCGTTACAATAGATAG
- a CDS encoding O-antigen ligase family protein — MERFVNWIDETAGLNANAPASTLWLERIVFIFLILTTLSAPHSIAATQIAWLSGMMLWVVRIFVRPRPTFRPGKLDYAIWAFFGWSVVSSVFSYAPDISINKLRVVSLFLMFYFVYHNVRSARSVRFLAGALIFSAMVAVVWTPVERAIGRGVQIYDFQGGPFEQAALAEGDTILEINGRKVSSLDDISRFIAEDPNAEKFRAKVYHSDSYLTIEVPTGRIKPALSPDESLSVKRWQKGRTWRSAGFYGHYTTFAEVLQLIMSLAFGIFASLVSQRFAARTDVESGAGLFSIKTLGFCLAAMTLAMILTATRASQLAVMVSAAAIVLMLGNKKLIIALLAVGLPLALAGLIVLQQTRGVGFLDSTDNSTTWRQTVYREGLELWTASPRNFVVGVGMDSVQRYAKDWHLFDDGRLPTGHFHSTPLQLAVERGLPALLLWLAIIGLYFRSLWRFKSDSAVLKGIVLGTFGGAIGFFLSGLVHYNLGDSEVAMVFFFLMGLSLALIDKNDRG; from the coding sequence ATGGAGAGATTCGTAAACTGGATAGATGAAACTGCCGGCTTGAACGCGAACGCACCTGCGTCGACGCTTTGGCTCGAACGCATCGTGTTCATTTTCCTGATCCTGACGACGCTCAGTGCGCCGCATTCGATTGCCGCGACGCAGATCGCTTGGCTTTCTGGAATGATGCTTTGGGTCGTTCGGATCTTCGTTCGCCCGCGTCCAACCTTCCGGCCAGGCAAGCTCGATTACGCGATCTGGGCGTTTTTCGGCTGGAGCGTAGTCTCCTCGGTCTTTTCTTATGCTCCCGATATTTCAATCAACAAGCTGCGCGTCGTTTCGCTCTTCCTGATGTTCTATTTCGTCTATCACAACGTCAGAAGCGCGCGGTCGGTCAGATTTCTGGCGGGAGCCCTGATCTTTTCAGCGATGGTCGCGGTCGTTTGGACTCCGGTCGAACGCGCCATCGGACGCGGCGTTCAAATTTACGATTTTCAAGGCGGGCCGTTCGAACAGGCAGCGCTCGCCGAGGGCGACACGATCCTTGAGATCAATGGTCGGAAAGTCAGTTCGCTCGACGACATTAGCCGGTTCATTGCCGAGGATCCGAATGCCGAAAAGTTCCGGGCCAAGGTTTATCACTCCGACTCGTATTTGACGATTGAAGTTCCGACCGGCCGAATCAAACCGGCATTGTCCCCTGACGAGTCGCTCTCCGTAAAGCGATGGCAAAAAGGGCGTACCTGGAGGTCGGCGGGATTCTACGGACACTACACGACTTTTGCCGAAGTTCTGCAGTTAATAATGTCGCTCGCGTTCGGGATCTTCGCGAGCCTCGTGTCGCAGCGTTTTGCCGCCCGGACAGACGTTGAATCGGGTGCCGGGTTGTTTTCGATCAAAACCCTCGGCTTTTGTTTGGCGGCGATGACGCTGGCGATGATCCTGACCGCTACACGCGCGTCCCAACTGGCGGTGATGGTCTCGGCCGCGGCAATCGTCCTGATGCTTGGAAACAAGAAACTGATTATCGCGCTTTTGGCCGTTGGCCTGCCGCTGGCGCTCGCCGGCCTTATCGTGCTCCAGCAAACCCGCGGCGTCGGTTTTCTCGATTCAACTGATAATTCGACCACCTGGCGGCAGACCGTTTATCGCGAGGGGTTGGAGCTATGGACGGCGAGTCCGCGCAATTTCGTCGTCGGCGTCGGAATGGACTCGGTCCAGCGCTACGCGAAAGATTGGCATTTGTTTGATGATGGACGTCTGCCGACCGGCCATTTTCATTCGACTCCGCTCCAACTCGCGGTCGAACGCGGACTGCCCGCGCTACTGCTGTGGCTGGCGATCATCGGTCTTTATTTTCGCTCTTTGTGGCGATTCAAAAGCGATTCTGCGGTCTTGAAGGGAATTGTCCTCGGGACCTTCGGAGGCGCGATCGGCTTCTTCTTGAGCGGATTGGTTCACTATAATCTCGGCGATTCTGAGGTCGCAATGGTTTTTTTCTTTCTGATGGGTTTGAGCCTTGCGCTGATCGATAAAAATGATAGGGGATAG
- a CDS encoding DUF350 domain-containing protein, which yields MEELLPVLLTTVIFVGIGLIVFAIAFIIVVKVSPFSVQKEIEEDQNTSLAIIIGAMIIGIAIIIASAING from the coding sequence ATGGAAGAACTGTTGCCGGTTCTGCTAACGACTGTGATTTTCGTTGGAATCGGCCTGATAGTCTTTGCGATCGCTTTCATTATCGTCGTCAAGGTTTCACCGTTTTCGGTCCAAAAGGAAATCGAGGAAGATCAGAATACATCGCTGGCGATCATCATTGGCGCGATGATCATCGGAATCGCGATCATCATTGCGTCGGCGATCAACGGTTAA
- a CDS encoding DUF1287 domain-containing protein has protein sequence MKYVIPLTLIFTLFAGCATIQLGGGLSNEAANSTPGVPREVISPEIRRLLESARQQTQVTKNYSQQYFVIGYPNGDVPANTGACTDVIIRSFRAVGVDLQKEVHEDMTMNFSKYPSKWGLKSTDTNIDHRRVPNLRTFFTRLGKSLPVTADTADYQPGDIVTWDLDGKGMTHIGIIADQNDESTGRPFIYHNIGGGTRLEDRLFEWKITGRYRYF, from the coding sequence ATGAAGTATGTGATCCCATTGACTTTGATCTTCACTCTGTTTGCCGGATGCGCGACGATTCAACTCGGCGGCGGGCTGTCGAACGAAGCGGCGAACTCGACGCCCGGAGTTCCGCGCGAGGTCATCTCGCCGGAGATTCGCAGGCTTCTCGAAAGCGCGCGACAGCAGACCCAAGTCACCAAGAACTACTCGCAGCAGTATTTCGTGATCGGGTATCCGAACGGCGACGTTCCGGCGAATACCGGAGCCTGCACGGACGTCATAATCCGTTCGTTTCGGGCGGTCGGTGTCGATCTGCAGAAGGAGGTTCACGAGGATATGACGATGAACTTTTCCAAGTATCCGTCAAAATGGGGACTGAAATCGACCGACACCAATATAGATCACCGGCGCGTTCCGAATCTTCGGACATTCTTTACACGCCTCGGCAAGTCGCTGCCGGTCACGGCGGATACCGCGGACTATCAACCCGGCGATATCGTGACCTGGGACCTCGACGGCAAAGGTATGACGCACATCGGGATAATCGCGGATCAGAATGACGAATCGACCGGAAGACCATTCATTTACCACAATATCGGCGGTGGAACGCGCCTCGAGGATCGTCTGTTCGAATGGAAGATCACCGGCCGTTACCGGTATTTCTGA
- a CDS encoding S-adenosylmethionine decarboxylase — MIVGTEWLIEAFDCDPRKLREVAALQGVFALLIEDLGLKVLGEPHWHKFGGEGGVTGLTMLTESHLACHTYPEYGTATFNLYCCQSRPEWNWESKLRSMIGAGSVQITKVERGDGSKSQIPNPKSKIVGGEI, encoded by the coding sequence ATGATCGTTGGAACTGAATGGTTAATTGAAGCCTTTGATTGCGACCCGCGGAAACTTCGCGAGGTTGCGGCGCTTCAGGGCGTCTTCGCGTTGCTCATTGAGGATCTCGGGCTTAAAGTTCTTGGCGAACCGCACTGGCACAAATTCGGTGGCGAAGGCGGGGTTACCGGTCTGACGATGCTTACGGAATCTCACCTCGCGTGTCACACCTATCCCGAATACGGAACCGCAACCTTCAATCTTTACTGTTGTCAATCCAGACCCGAATGGAACTGGGAATCCAAATTGCGGTCGATGATCGGCGCGGGTTCGGTGCAGATCACCAAGGTCGAACGGGGCGACGGTTCGAAATCACAAATCCCAAATCCCAAATCGAAGATTGTTGGGGGTGAAATTTGA
- a CDS encoding histidine triad nucleotide-binding protein, translated as MSENCLFCRIIAGEIPSSKVFEDDVCFAFNDISPQAPTHILIVPREHFASLDAARDEHRETLGHLLLKAAEIARSKGFADDGYRVVVNTNGDGGQTVFHLHVHLLGGRPFIFPPG; from the coding sequence ATGAGCGAAAACTGTCTTTTCTGTCGGATCATTGCCGGTGAGATCCCGTCATCGAAGGTTTTTGAGGATGATGTCTGCTTTGCCTTCAACGACATCAGTCCGCAGGCGCCGACGCACATTTTGATAGTTCCGCGCGAGCATTTTGCGTCGCTCGACGCGGCGCGCGACGAACATCGGGAGACTCTCGGGCACCTGTTGCTGAAGGCTGCCGAGATCGCGCGGTCGAAGGGCTTTGCGGACGACGGTTATCGAGTGGTCGTCAATACGAACGGCGACGGCGGCCAGACGGTTTTTCATCTTCACGTCCATTTGCTCGGAGGGCGTCCGTTCATTTTTCCGCCGGGCTGA
- a CDS encoding DUF4178 domain-containing protein — translation MSVLKSNCPSCAGPIEFQKGSTIVVICPFCRSAVSRTDRGVEDLGKVADIVDSQSPLKIGLKGEFRGHKFELTGRAQNRHELGGVWDEWYATFGNGWVGWLAEAQGRFYLTFYQPLPQGVSLPPFESLTIGQPLPEIPNKSQLMVTEKGTATSVAAEGEIPYKFEPNERSNYADLSGKDNAFGTIDYSLSPPWVFVGQIVTLDDIGLAHAKPVKREAASVATQGLGCPKCGGPLSLNAPDKSERVTCPFCNSLLDVNQGKLTWLKALIPPASPPDFALKVGMDGVFNDVTFRVIGAVVRSVSIDGITYFWHEYLLYNPLVGFRWLVHSDNHWNFVEPINPAEVETVQSFGFGGSVNYNGHKFKIFQDAPARVEFVQGEFYWRVEQGETVRAVDYVAAPMMLSQESTDKEVNWSVGVYQTNAEVEKAFNIADLPKPWSVAPNQPFTGGFYIKWGFGFLAALFLVAIVMIPLGGFGSTPLNETITLPPAASATTPQAAFSQQFELKGNRNVRITAQAPVSNSWADLDVDLVNDQNNEVESVNVPIEYYSGSDSDGSWTEGSQSQDATLSSLPAGKYTLRVEGTWQNFSEPMPVAVKVEQNISRGVNFCCALVVLAILPILGLIRKFSFESRRWSESMFGAAAMSSGSDDDE, via the coding sequence TTGAGCGTACTCAAGTCAAACTGTCCAAGCTGCGCGGGGCCGATCGAGTTTCAGAAGGGCTCAACGATCGTAGTTATCTGCCCGTTTTGCCGGTCGGCCGTTTCGCGCACCGATCGCGGAGTTGAAGATCTTGGAAAGGTCGCGGATATCGTCGATTCGCAATCGCCTTTGAAAATCGGGCTGAAAGGCGAGTTTCGGGGCCATAAGTTTGAACTGACCGGGCGAGCTCAAAACCGGCACGAACTTGGCGGGGTCTGGGACGAATGGTACGCAACATTCGGAAACGGTTGGGTCGGATGGCTCGCGGAGGCACAAGGCCGATTTTATTTAACGTTCTATCAACCGTTGCCCCAAGGCGTTTCGCTTCCGCCCTTTGAATCGCTTACCATCGGACAACCGCTGCCCGAGATCCCGAACAAGTCACAGTTGATGGTGACCGAAAAAGGGACGGCGACATCGGTCGCGGCCGAGGGCGAGATCCCGTACAAGTTCGAACCGAATGAGCGGAGCAACTACGCCGATTTATCGGGGAAAGACAATGCGTTCGGCACGATCGACTATTCGTTGAGCCCGCCGTGGGTCTTCGTCGGGCAGATCGTGACGCTCGACGACATTGGCCTCGCGCACGCGAAACCGGTCAAGCGAGAGGCGGCAAGCGTTGCGACTCAAGGATTGGGCTGCCCGAAATGCGGCGGTCCGCTGAGTTTGAACGCTCCGGACAAGTCGGAACGCGTGACGTGTCCGTTCTGCAATTCCCTGCTTGACGTCAATCAGGGCAAACTGACCTGGCTCAAGGCCTTGATCCCGCCGGCATCGCCGCCGGATTTCGCTTTGAAAGTCGGGATGGACGGCGTGTTCAACGACGTCACATTTCGTGTCATCGGCGCCGTCGTGCGAAGCGTTTCGATTGATGGGATCACGTATTTCTGGCACGAGTATCTGCTTTATAATCCGTTGGTCGGATTCCGTTGGCTCGTCCACAGCGACAATCATTGGAACTTTGTCGAACCGATCAATCCGGCGGAAGTCGAAACCGTTCAGTCTTTCGGATTCGGCGGTTCCGTCAATTATAACGGACACAAATTCAAGATCTTTCAGGATGCGCCGGCGCGGGTCGAGTTCGTTCAAGGCGAATTCTACTGGCGCGTCGAGCAGGGCGAAACTGTTCGCGCGGTCGATTATGTCGCGGCGCCGATGATGCTTTCGCAGGAAAGCACCGACAAGGAAGTGAATTGGTCGGTCGGCGTTTATCAGACCAATGCGGAGGTCGAAAAGGCGTTCAATATCGCAGATCTCCCGAAACCGTGGTCGGTCGCGCCGAACCAGCCGTTCACCGGCGGTTTTTACATCAAATGGGGATTCGGCTTCTTGGCGGCGCTGTTCCTGGTCGCGATCGTGATGATCCCGCTCGGCGGCTTTGGCAGCACGCCGCTGAATGAGACCATAACGCTTCCGCCGGCGGCGAGCGCAACGACTCCGCAGGCCGCGTTCAGTCAGCAGTTCGAACTGAAAGGAAACCGCAACGTTCGGATAACCGCACAAGCGCCAGTGAGCAATTCCTGGGCGGACCTCGACGTTGACCTCGTTAACGACCAGAACAACGAGGTCGAATCGGTTAACGTTCCGATCGAATACTACAGCGGTTCCGACAGCGATGGTTCTTGGACCGAAGGTTCGCAATCACAGGACGCAACCCTTTCTTCGCTTCCGGCTGGAAAGTACACGCTCCGGGTTGAAGGTACCTGGCAAAATTTCAGCGAGCCGATGCCCGTCGCCGTGAAGGTCGAACAGAATATATCGCGGGGCGTCAACTTCTGTTGCGCGCTGGTCGTTTTGGCGATTCTTCCGATTCTCGGTTTGATCCGCAAGTTTTCGTTTGAATCAAGGCGCTGGAGCGAAAGTATGTTCGGCGCGGCGGCGATGAGTTCGGGGTCGGACGACGATGAATGA
- a CDS encoding polyamine aminopropyltransferase, whose amino-acid sequence MRRVPLLFLNVIIIATCGLIYELLAATVSSYVLGDSVTQFSLVIGIYLSAMGVGSWLSGFLDKDLAKRFVEIELAVAILGGFSAPLLFLTFANVTYFGIVLYAMVFAIGVLVGLEIPILMRILKNELDFKNLVARVLALDYVGALVASLLFPIFLVPRLGLNRTSLLFGLLNAGVGIWGTWLLDDLIRNRDLTILRIKGFVIVILLVIGFIKADSLTSLAEDALFVDNIIYAKSSSYQRIVVTKGKVGYGLFLNGNLQFNSFDEYRYHEALVHPAFAAYGGEAKRILVLGGGDGLAVREILKYPSIETVTLVDLDPEMTKVSRTVPALGELNRHSLDDPRVSVVNKDAFVWLDDAKIEPFDIAIVDFPDPNNFALGKLYTTRFYQLLKSKLKPDSAIVIQTTSPLMARKSYWCIVKTLESAGFTVKPYNTAVPSFGIWGYALAKLAPFETPQKTRPDLELRFLNETTFASMFEFSSDMTRPDEDIEINRLDNQSLVRYYETEWRKFE is encoded by the coding sequence GTGCGTCGCGTACCGCTTCTATTTCTTAACGTTATCATCATTGCCACGTGCGGTTTGATCTACGAACTGCTCGCCGCGACTGTATCGAGTTATGTCCTTGGCGATTCCGTAACGCAGTTTTCGCTCGTCATCGGCATTTACCTGTCGGCGATGGGCGTCGGGTCGTGGCTTTCCGGATTTCTGGACAAGGATCTCGCCAAAAGATTCGTTGAGATCGAACTCGCGGTCGCGATCCTCGGCGGATTTTCCGCTCCGTTGCTGTTTCTTACATTCGCCAACGTCACCTATTTCGGCATTGTCCTTTACGCGATGGTCTTCGCGATCGGCGTTCTCGTCGGACTCGAGATTCCGATCCTGATGCGGATCCTCAAAAATGAGCTTGATTTCAAGAACCTCGTCGCGCGCGTGCTCGCGCTCGACTACGTCGGCGCGCTCGTCGCCTCGCTTCTGTTTCCGATTTTTCTCGTCCCGCGCCTCGGGCTCAACCGGACGTCGCTGCTGTTCGGACTGCTCAACGCCGGTGTCGGTATTTGGGGAACGTGGCTGCTCGACGATCTGATCAGGAACCGTGACCTGACCATCCTTCGGATCAAAGGATTCGTGATTGTGATCCTGCTGGTCATCGGCTTCATCAAAGCCGACTCGCTGACGTCTCTCGCGGAAGACGCGCTCTTCGTCGATAACATCATTTACGCCAAGAGTTCTTCGTATCAACGCATCGTCGTCACCAAGGGCAAGGTCGGCTACGGGCTTTTTCTGAACGGCAATCTGCAGTTCAATTCGTTCGACGAATACCGTTATCACGAAGCACTCGTCCATCCGGCGTTCGCGGCTTACGGCGGCGAGGCGAAACGGATTCTCGTCCTCGGCGGCGGCGACGGATTGGCGGTGCGCGAGATCCTCAAGTATCCGTCGATCGAAACGGTCACGTTGGTCGATCTCGATCCGGAAATGACAAAGGTCTCGCGGACCGTTCCGGCACTTGGCGAACTCAACCGTCACTCGCTCGATGATCCTCGCGTTTCGGTGGTCAACAAGGACGCGTTCGTCTGGCTCGACGACGCGAAGATAGAGCCGTTCGATATCGCGATCGTCGATTTTCCCGATCCGAACAACTTCGCGCTTGGCAAACTCTACACGACCCGTTTTTATCAACTGCTCAAGTCGAAGCTGAAGCCCGACTCGGCGATCGTGATTCAGACCACCTCGCCGCTGATGGCACGCAAGTCGTACTGGTGCATAGTGAAAACGCTTGAATCTGCAGGGTTTACGGTGAAGCCTTACAATACGGCGGTTCCGAGTTTCGGTATTTGGGGATACGCTCTGGCAAAACTCGCGCCATTCGAGACTCCACAAAAGACCCGGCCCGATCTTGAATTACGATTCCTGAATGAAACGACTTTCGCTTCGATGTTCGAGTTTTCTTCGGATATGACGCGGCCCGATGAAGATATCGAGATCAACCGGCTCGATAATCAGTCTCTGGTTCGCTATTACGAGACCGAGTGGCGTAAGTTTGAGTAG